DNA sequence from the Egibacteraceae bacterium genome:
GTCGGGTGACGGGCTGGCGCGGGTCGGGTGACGGGCTGGCGCGGGTCGGGTGACGCGTCGGCGCGGGTCGGGTGACGGGCTGGCGCGGGTCGGGTGACGCGTCGGCGCGGGGTCAGGCGCCGGGGATGGGCTGGCCCTCGCCGACCTTGTGGACCACGCGTCCGCTGGTGCCGTCCACCGCGACCTCGCCGGGTGCCCGGCCCTCGCGGTCGACGGGCAGCAGCGCCAGGGCCACCGCGCCGGCGCCGGTGGACGCCGCGCTGGTGACCGTGCCGGGCTTGCCGTCGGTGTCCACCGTGGCGCCGGCGGGGACGGGGCCGTCGAACTCGACGACCGCGAGCGCACGGCGGGGCCGGCCGAGGTTGTAGATCTTGGCGATGGACTCCTGCCCGGGGTAGCACCCCTTCTGCAGGTGCACGTGGGTGGGCAGCAGCCCGAGCTCCTGGGCGCGGCGCCCGGTGGAGATCTCGGTCGCCCAGCCGGGCACGCCCGCGTGGATGCGCCAGGCCTCCCAGTCGTCGAGGCTCGCCTCGGGCAGGCCGAGTCCGGCGACGCGCTCGTCGATCCACTCGCCGGGGCCGAGCAGGTCCACGCCCCCCGACCGGTCGCGGATCACCAGGCCGCCCCCGTGGGGGACGGCGGTCATGGGCTCGTCGCGGGCGCCCGTCAGCGCCACCGGCTCGGGGCCGCGCACGCTGGCGAGGGCGAACTCGTCGCTGGCGTCCACCGACTCGACCTGGGTCATGAACTTGAACTTCTCCAGCGACGCGGCCAGGTCCGCGGCGACCTCCGCCGGCGTGACGAGCAGCACGTGCTCGGCGTGCACCACGGCGCGCCCGGCGGCCTGGGGGTTGCCCTTCGCGTCCAGGTACAGGAAGTCCTCGACGGTCCCGGGAGCGGCCTCGGCCAGATGCTGGCTGAGCAGCGTGTGCAGGTAGGACAGGCGGTCCGGGCCGGTCACCCGCACCACCCCGGCGGGCAGGCGCACCACGGCGGTCTCGTCGATCAGGTGGGTCATGCTCCCACTGTATGGGCGTGGTCATTGCCTCGCGTGAGATGGGGTGGCATTCTGGCCGCACGACGGAAAGGAGGTGGTCCCAGCACATGATTTCTGATAGTTGCTACGTGACCGTTGAGGTGATGAGCCGCTAGGTTCACTCGGTCTGTCAGGCATCCCGACCGATACACCGTGATGCCTAGCGAATACCAACTCGTCGCCCGCTCGTTTCCGTCCGTGGGAGTTGGTCACGCCCGCCCACCCGGCCTCGCGAACGCGATCCCCGGGGACGTGACAGAGACGACGAGTGCAGGATGCTGACCGCCCCGGGCACCAACGGCCCGGGCCCGCAAGGGCCCGGGCGGTCCTCGTTCTGCGGCCGTGCCCCGCGGCCGGCGACCGCGCCCGGCCGGTGGCGTTAGCGTTGGGGCATGGAACGCAGCCTCGTCGTCAAGATCACGCACGCGCTCGACGACCCCGAGCGAGCGCACATCGGCTGCAACGTGGGGGCGGTCGCGCTGGCCAGCGGCATCGGCGTCCACCTCTTCCTGGCGGTGGAGGGCGTGGGGCTCGCCCAGGAGTCGGTGGCCTTGCAGCTCGAGCTGGCCGAGGCCCCACCGATCACCGATCTGCTCGACGCGCTCTACGCCGGCGGCACCGTCACGGTCTGCACGCCGTGCGCGACCCGCCGCGGGTTGGCGCAGGCCGACTTCCGCCCCGGCACCGAGATGGCCGGCTCGGCCCGCTTCGTCGAGCTCGCCACCGCCCCCGGCGCGACCGCCCTGGTGTACTGACTGAACTGAGCGGGGGATCGCCGGGGGTAACCGCGAGTAACCCTGCCAGAACTCGGGTTACTCGCGGTTGCACCCCGGTCGGAGGTGGGAGTCGGAGGTGGGATCGGGGTCCGCGCCGGCTCGGTGGTGCGGGGGCGGGCGCCTTATGCGGTGCGGGGGCGGGGGGCCTATGCGGCGCGACGGCGGGTGCGGACCTCGCCGCGGTCGAGCAGGGCCGTGACGTCGGCCGGGTCGGGCACGCCGGCGATGCGTCCCAGGACCAGACCGTCGGGGGCGACGGCGAAGGTGGTGGGGGTGCGCAGCACCTTGTGGGCGCGGGCGAGGTCGAGCTGTTCGGCGACGTCGGCGACGCGGACGGTGACGTCGTCGCGGTCGGCGACCGTCTGGTCCAGCACGCGGCGGGCCGTGACGCATGGTGCGCACGACGGAGCGGTGAACTCGACGAGCAGCTGGCGGCCGGACGGTGCGCCGAGCGCCGCGAGCTCGGCCTCGGTGAACCGGTCGGTGACCGCGCGGACCCGCCCGTCGCGGGCGCGCCACCACAGTGCGGCAGCCGCCGTCGCGGCGACGACGACGGCGAGGATCGCCAGCTCGGTCATCGGGTGACCCCCTGCAGCGTCGCCACCGTCATGCCCGGCTCTCCGTGCGCGACCCGCCGACCAGGCGCCTGCCGATCGCGTACATCTCGCAGCCGACGCACAGGCCGGTCGCGGCGAGCAACCCCGACAGGGCCACCACGACCAGCACCAGGGCCCAGCCGAGGACGCTCGCTCCGGCCAGCACCGCGGCCAGCCCGGCCCCGGTGAACAGCAGCCCCATCAGCTGGGAGAACCGGGGCCCCGCCTCCGGCTCGGTCGCCGGGGGCGGCCCCCAGTCGAGGCGGCGCTTCAGGAGCCGGAAGAGGTTGCCGTAGGGCGACCAGCGCAGCCCGGCGAGGGCGGACACGGCGAAGACCGCCACCTGGACGGCCAAGAGCACCGTGGACTGGGCCGCGAACGCGGCCGCCAGCACCAGGAAGGTCAGCGCGGCCGAGAACCGCGGACCGCGGACGTCGATCTCCATCGGGTGTCGCTCCTACTCTTGGGTCGGTCACATGCGTCGGTCAGAGGTCCTACTCTTGGGTCGGTCACATGCGTCGGTCAGCGGTCGTGGCGGGGTCGCTACCAGCCGATCAGCGCGTCGGCGGTGCGCAGCGCCTCGGCGAGGGCTTGGTGGTCGCGCACGGTCACGCCGGGCACGAGGTCGGCGGGGGCGAGCCCGAGGCGGTCGAGCTCGTCGGCGGCGACGATGACCTCGACGCCGCTCTCGATCAGGCCCTGCAGGTCCTGGGCGCTGGCGGCGGGCGGCAGGGCCACCCCGGCGAGCTCGCCGGGACGCACCTCGCCGCCCGACAGGGCCAGCTCGACGGCGGGGCCGCGCAGGACCAGGGTGAGCTCGACGTCCTCGGCCACGGCGTAGGCGTTGGCCTCCAGGGCGGGCTCGGTGGGCCGCAGCGCCCCCGCGACGCCCTGCAGCATGCTCACCACCCGCCGGGTCATGGCCGTCCCCCCGCCGTCACGGCGCACCGCCGGCGGAGAGCACGATGTCGGCGGTGCGCACGAACGCCCACAGGTCGGCGTGGTCGCCGGCGACGACGCCGGGGGCCTGGCGGTCGACGACGCCGAGGCGCCGCCCCGCCCCGCTGTCCACGACCCAGTCGAGGGTGCCGCCGTGGACGCCGCGGCGCAGCAGGGCAGCCACCGCCTCGGCGACCTCCCCGGAGCCGGCGGACAGCGCCGTCGCGTCGTCGTGGGCGAAGACCGTCACCCGGTGGCCGCGGTTGAGGACCCGCTCGGCCAGCTTGAGGGCCGTGGCGGTGCGCTCGCTGGTGACCCCCCCGGTGAGGACCAGTGCCATGGTGCGGGCCATCTAGAGCCACACCGCCCGGTCGGCCCCGTCGGCCACGAGGTCGGCGATCTCGTCGAGGTCGATGGTCTTGCAGCCCGGCGTGACGGCGTCGCCGACCAGCCCACGGCGGCGCAGCGCGTCGTCGTGGACGCTGACCGCCACCCCGGCGCCCAGCGCCGCGGCGACCGCGGACGCGTCGGCGTGTCCGGGCCGGGCCAGTGCGGCGGCGCGGTCGAGGAGCACGGCGGTGACGGTGTCCCCGGCACCCACCCAGGCCCGGGCCAGGTCCAGCGCCCACCGCGGGTCGCGCGAGACGAGCATGGCGTGGTGCACCGTCACTGCCCCTTCCGGATCAGCAGGCGGATCCCGGGGCGGTCGGTGGCGTCGGCAGCCCGCTCGACACCGAGCAGCTGGTGGCCGGCCCGGTCGGCCCAGCGGGCGAAGGCCGCGGGGGAGCCGGGGCCCTCGGCGATGACCTCCAGGACCTCCCCTGCCTGCAGCCCCGTCACCGCGCGCATCGCCCGTACCACGCCCTTCTCGCGGGGTTGGCCGCGCACGTCGACGCGGTCGACGGGCTGGACCGCCGGGCGCCCCCCCGCCTGGGCGCTCGCCCGCGCCCGCCAGGTGCGACCCCGCCCGGGGGCCTCGTCGGCCTCGGACAGGGTGACCGGCACCCCCACCGCGGCCAGCGCGCCGGAGACCAGCCCGCGCTCGAGCACCTCGGCCAGCTCCGGGCGGCCGGGGCCGAGCAGCGAGAAGGTCCCCGAGATCCCGACGATGTCCACCCAGTCCCGACCGGCCTTCACGACCCTGGCGTCGGGGGCCAGCGCCCTCAACGCGCGCAGCGCCGCGGAAGCGCGGTCCTCGAGGGTGCGGTCGGCGTCGGAGGGCGCCGGGGCGCCCTCGGCGGCGAGCACCAGTCGGCGGGCCTCGGACGCCGCGGACTCGTGCGCCCGGGTGGTCAGGGGCACGCCGCGCCCGTTGGCGGCCGGGGCGCCGTCGAGCAGCCCGGCCAGCAGGCGTACGAGCATGGCCGCGCACGCGGTGCCGCCGACGCCGTCCGTGGCGCCCGGGTCGACGCCGTCCACGTCGGCGCGGGCCTGGTAGAGCTTGGCGGGACGGCCGCCGCGGGGGTGCTTGCGCAGGCCCACCCCGACCAGGCCGGCGTCGGCGAGGGTCTCCAGGTGCGTGCGGGCGACGTTCGGGTGCAGGTCGAACGCGTCGGCGACGTCGCGGACGGTCAGCGCGGCCTCGGCCTCCTGCAGGTGCTCGTAGATCCCCGCGCGGGTCGACGAGCCGAGGGCCCGTGAGACGCTCACGGCGCGGCGCCGGGCGACAGGCCGCTCGACAAGTGCGGTGGACCCGGCGGCGGTCACGGTCGCTCCTCTGGTGGCGGGTCGGGTAGGGCGGGTCGGGTAGGGCGGGTCGGGGTTTGCACTGACCTCACCAGTGTTATCACGCCATCGACGCCCGCTCCAAGGTCGCATGGTAGTGGGAACGATGTAAACCCTACACCGCTGTCAGGCGGGCCAGGGCGTACGCGGCCGGGGCGGCGAGCAGCACGGGCAGCGCCACGGTGGTCAGCACGCCCGCGCCCCGCGGCAGCCCGGCGCCCCCGTCGGCGCGCCAGGCGGCGAGGGCGTCGTCCAGCGCCTCGCGGACCAGTCCCGCGGCGGCCGTGGCGACCAGCGCCACCGCGGTCACCCCGGCGGTG
Encoded proteins:
- a CDS encoding DsrE family protein, translated to MTRRVVSMLQGVAGALRPTEPALEANAYAVAEDVELTLVLRGPAVELALSGGEVRPGELAGVALPPAASAQDLQGLIESGVEVIVAADELDRLGLAPADLVPGVTVRDHQALAEALRTADALIGW
- a CDS encoding helix-turn-helix domain-containing protein, giving the protein MTAAGSTALVERPVARRRAVSVSRALGSSTRAGIYEHLQEAEAALTVRDVADAFDLHPNVARTHLETLADAGLVGVGLRKHPRGGRPAKLYQARADVDGVDPGATDGVGGTACAAMLVRLLAGLLDGAPAANGRGVPLTTRAHESAASEARRLVLAAEGAPAPSDADRTLEDRASAALRALRALAPDARVVKAGRDWVDIVGISGTFSLLGPGRPELAEVLERGLVSGALAAVGVPVTLSEADEAPGRGRTWRARASAQAGGRPAVQPVDRVDVRGQPREKGVVRAMRAVTGLQAGEVLEVIAEGPGSPAAFARWADRAGHQLLGVERAADATDRPGIRLLIRKGQ
- a CDS encoding thioredoxin family protein; the encoded protein is MTELAILAVVVAATAAAALWWRARDGRVRAVTDRFTEAELAALGAPSGRQLLVEFTAPSCAPCVTARRVLDQTVADRDDVTVRVADVAEQLDLARAHKVLRTPTTFAVAPDGLVLGRIAGVPDPADVTALLDRGEVRTRRRAA
- a CDS encoding DUF4395 domain-containing protein; translated protein: MEIDVRGPRFSAALTFLVLAAAFAAQSTVLLAVQVAVFAVSALAGLRWSPYGNLFRLLKRRLDWGPPPATEPEAGPRFSQLMGLLFTGAGLAAVLAGASVLGWALVLVVVALSGLLAATGLCVGCEMYAIGRRLVGGSRTESRA
- a CDS encoding DsrE family protein codes for the protein MERSLVVKITHALDDPERAHIGCNVGAVALASGIGVHLFLAVEGVGLAQESVALQLELAEAPPITDLLDALYAGGTVTVCTPCATRRGLAQADFRPGTEMAGSARFVELATAPGATALVY